Proteins encoded by one window of Paroedura picta isolate Pp20150507F chromosome 9, Ppicta_v3.0, whole genome shotgun sequence:
- the SLC35B3 gene encoding adenosine 3'-phospho 5'-phosphosulfate transporter 2 isoform X2, whose translation MDLKYNSSRKHVSISVPSKSQAMSPHIKSIDDVIVLGINLSKFNKLTQFFICVFGVFLFYLIYGYLQELIFSVEGFKPFGWYLTLVQFGFYSIFGLVELQLIQDKRRRIPGKTYMIIAFLTVGTMGLSNTSLGYLNYPTQVIFKCCKLIPVMIGGVFIQGKRYNIADVSAALCMSLGLIWFTLADSTIAPNFNLTGVVLISLALCADAVIGNVQEKAMKLHNGSNSEMVLYSYSIGFLYILTGLTCTNGLTPAVTFCSKHPVQTYGYAFLFSLTGNNRKKSNDHCTFLFVFYKAIHIPVCVVGLIGYPGYISQCLQQEYGYNQTAVYMQPLE comes from the exons ATGGATCTGAAATACAATTCCTCTCGGAAGCACGTATCTATCAGTGTCCCCTCGAAATCCCAAGCGATGTCACCACATATCAAATCCATAGATGATGTAATAGTCCTTGGAATTAATCTCAGCAAATTTAACAAGCTTACTCAGTTTTTCATTTGCGTTTTTGGGGTTTTTCTGTTTTACCTTATTTATGGATACCTACAG gAGCTGATATTTTCAGTGGAGGGGTTTAAGCCCTTTGGCTGGTACCTAACGCTAGTGCAATTtggtttttattctatttttggaCTAGTAGAGCTGCAACTTATTCAGGACAAAAGGAGACG GATCCCAGGCAAAACCTACATGATAATAGCTTTTCTAACAGTGGGGACAATGGGTTTATCAAATACCTCCTTAGGATATCTGAATTATCCCACACAAGTAATCTTCAAGTGCTGTAAACTGATCCCAGTTATGATAGGAGGAGTCTTTATACAAG GAAAACGTTATAATATTGCCGACGTTTCTGCTGCACTCTGTATGAGCTTGGGTTTGATATGGTTTACTCTTGCTGACAGCACAATTGCACCAAATTTCAACTTGACAG GTGTGGTCCTCATATCTCTTGCCCTCTGTGCAGATGCAGTGATAGGAAATGTACAGGAAAAAGCTATGAAGTTGCACAATGGATCAAATTCTGAAATG GTTTTGTATTCCTATTCAATAGGTTTCCTGTACATTTTAACGGGGCTGACTTGCACTAATGGCTTAACCCCTGCAGTAACATTTTGCTCTAAG catccagttcagaCATATGGCTACGCATTCCTGTTTTCCTTGACTGG tAACAACAGGAAGAAAAGCAATGACCATTGtactttcctttttgttttttacaaagcCATTCACATTCCA GTATGTGTGGTCGGGCTTATTGGTTATCCTGGGTATATTTCTCAATGTCTACAGCAAGAATATGGATACAATCAGACTGCCGTCTATATGCAGCCTCTGGAATAA
- the SLC35B3 gene encoding adenosine 3'-phospho 5'-phosphosulfate transporter 2 isoform X1 — MDLKYNSSRKHVSISVPSKSQAMSPHIKSIDDVIVLGINLSKFNKLTQFFICVFGVFLFYLIYGYLQELIFSVEGFKPFGWYLTLVQFGFYSIFGLVELQLIQDKRRRIPGKTYMIIAFLTVGTMGLSNTSLGYLNYPTQVIFKCCKLIPVMIGGVFIQGKRYNIADVSAALCMSLGLIWFTLADSTIAPNFNLTGVVLISLALCADAVIGNVQEKAMKLHNGSNSEMVLYSYSIGFLYILTGLTCTNGLTPAVTFCSKHPVQTYGYAFLFSLTGYFGISFVLALIKIFGALLAVTVTTGRKAMTIVLSFLFFTKPFTFQYVWSGLLVILGIFLNVYSKNMDTIRLPSICSLWNKSAEDRKTRTLSQTV; from the exons ATGGATCTGAAATACAATTCCTCTCGGAAGCACGTATCTATCAGTGTCCCCTCGAAATCCCAAGCGATGTCACCACATATCAAATCCATAGATGATGTAATAGTCCTTGGAATTAATCTCAGCAAATTTAACAAGCTTACTCAGTTTTTCATTTGCGTTTTTGGGGTTTTTCTGTTTTACCTTATTTATGGATACCTACAG gAGCTGATATTTTCAGTGGAGGGGTTTAAGCCCTTTGGCTGGTACCTAACGCTAGTGCAATTtggtttttattctatttttggaCTAGTAGAGCTGCAACTTATTCAGGACAAAAGGAGACG GATCCCAGGCAAAACCTACATGATAATAGCTTTTCTAACAGTGGGGACAATGGGTTTATCAAATACCTCCTTAGGATATCTGAATTATCCCACACAAGTAATCTTCAAGTGCTGTAAACTGATCCCAGTTATGATAGGAGGAGTCTTTATACAAG GAAAACGTTATAATATTGCCGACGTTTCTGCTGCACTCTGTATGAGCTTGGGTTTGATATGGTTTACTCTTGCTGACAGCACAATTGCACCAAATTTCAACTTGACAG GTGTGGTCCTCATATCTCTTGCCCTCTGTGCAGATGCAGTGATAGGAAATGTACAGGAAAAAGCTATGAAGTTGCACAATGGATCAAATTCTGAAATG GTTTTGTATTCCTATTCAATAGGTTTCCTGTACATTTTAACGGGGCTGACTTGCACTAATGGCTTAACCCCTGCAGTAACATTTTGCTCTAAG catccagttcagaCATATGGCTACGCATTCCTGTTTTCCTTGACTGGGTATTTTGGAATCTCTTTTGTTCTGGCTTTGATTAAAATCTTTGGGGCTCTTTTGGCTGTAACAG tAACAACAGGAAGAAAAGCAATGACCATTGtactttcctttttgttttttacaaagcCATTCACATTCCA GTATGTGTGGTCGGGCTTATTGGTTATCCTGGGTATATTTCTCAATGTCTACAGCAAGAATATGGATACAATCAGACTGCCGTCTATATGCAGCCTCTGGAATAAATCTGCAGAAGACAGGAAGACAAGGACGTTGTCCCAGACTGTGTAG